The nucleotide window GTACGGGCGCCGCCGCCTGCACGCTGCCCGGCTCGCCGGACTGCGCACGGTCACGGTGCGCGACCTGGGCCCCATCAGCGAGGAGGAAGCCTTCCTCCAGCAGATCGCGGAGAACGAGTCGCGCCGCGCGATGTCTGTGATGGACGCGTGCCTGGCGTACTACCGCGCGCATCACGGCTTCGGGCACACGCAGGCGGTGCTCGCCGCGCGCGCGGGGAAGAGCCCCGGCTACGTGAGCTGGATGACCAAGGGTGGCGAAGCGCTGGCGCAGATGACGGAGGAGGAGCGCGCAGCCCTCGCCCGCCACCCGCGCATGGGCACCGCCGTCTTCCGCGACACCTCCTCCAAGCCGCTCCCCGAGCGCGTGGCGAGGCTCCGCGCCATGGCCCGCTCCGTCGTCGCCGGCGCCGCGCAGGCCGCCGATGCCACTCCCTCACCCATCCGCTGGTCGGCTGCGCGCGGCGGCACCCTGCGCCTGAACGCGCACCTCGATCCCAGGCGGCTCCACGACGACCGGGAGTATCGTGAGCAGGTACGCGGCCTCGTCGAGCGCCTGGAGCAGATGCTGGCGGAGGCGGGCGGCGGCTAACATCAGGAGGCCGTCGTTCTGCGGTCGGGGTCTGTTGGGCCTCACGCGGAGACGCGGAGACGCGGACGAGAGCACGCGAAGTTCTCTCCGTGCCTCCGTGTCTCCGCGTGAGACTGCCGTTCTTTTCGGAATGATGGCGCGGCGGAGCGCATGCGCGTAGTGTAGAGATGTAGATCCCGCCGATTCCCTCCGACTCGCCTTCCCATGACACAGAACGACAGCACGCCGCCGCGCGACGAGGCGCGGTGGGAGACCTGCATGCAGCTCGCCCGCACCCTGCTGATGGTGGGCGAGGGCGACCGCGACCTGGTCAAGGAGTACCTCGAGATCCTCATCGAAAAAGGGCTGCCGCCGGGCGGGCCGCCGAAGAAGGTGCTGATCGTGGGGGCGGGGATCGCGGGGCTTGTGGCGGGGTGGCTCCTCAAGAACGCGGGGCACCAGGTCACCATCGTGGAGGCCAACGGCAACCGGATCGGCGGGCGGCTCAAGACCTTTCGGCGGGACCAGTGGCGCCCGGACCTCGGCGCGCCGTTCGTCGACCGCAAGCAGTACGCGGAGGCGGGGGCCATGCGCCTCCCCGACTTCCACCCGCTGGTGCTCGCGCTGATCGACAAGCTGGGGCTTCCGCGCCGGCCCTTTTTCAACATCGACGTCGAGGGGCCGGTGGAGCCGCAGCCGGGCGTGCGCGTGCCGCCCGTCCTCTATACCCCGTTCGATGGGAGCGGCGAGTGGCGCAACGGGCCGGACAGCCCCGACTACCGCTTCCCGACGCAGCGCTACAACGCCTGGCTGCGCACCAACGGACAGCAGGTGAGGAGGTCGGACTACAACAAGGGCCCACGCGAGATCAACGAGGGGTTCGGGGTGCCCGCGGAGCAGGCGGGGAAGACGATGGGGAACCTCGTGAACGACTCGCTCAACTTCGTGCGCGACTACTACTCGACGAAGGTGGAGGAAAAGAAGCGCGTCCCCAAGCCGTTCGCGGAGTGGGTGGAGGGATGGGCGCGGGTGATCTACGACTTCGATCCGTACTCCATGTGGGGCTTCCTCAAGGAGGTCGCGGGGTTCAGCGACGAAACGATCGAGGCCGTGGGGACGATCGAGAACCTGACGTCGCGGCTCCCGCTCTCCTTCTTCCACACCTTTCTGGGCCGCAGCGACATCCGGCCGGACGCGACGTACTGGGAGATCCCGGGGGGGAACTGGCGGCTGCCGTACGCCTTCCTCGCCTTTCTGCGCGACGAGATCCGCATGGGTCAGCGGCTGGTGCAGATGGAGTACTGGCACCCGGACCGCGACTGCAACCAGTGCGTGCACGTGGGCCCCGACGGCCCGGCGGTGTGGATCAAATGCGTGGGCGAGGAGGCCGACGAGGACCGCGGCGGGGCATCGGGGAAGAAGCCGGTGTTCGAGGAGTTCACCGCGGACGTGGCGATCGTCACCATCCCCTTCTCGAGCCTGCGCCACGTGATCGTGGACCCGCTCTTCAGCTACAAGAAGCGCCGCGCCATCATCGAGCTGCACTACGACTCGGCCACCAAGGTGCTGCTGGAGTTCAGCCGCCGCTGGTGGGAGTTCACCGAGGAGGACTGGAAGCGCGAGCTGGACGCCATCAGGCCCGGGCTGTACGAGCACTTCGAGGCCGGCGGCGAGGGGCAGGGCTCGTCCGCGCTGCTGGGCGCCGATCCCGGGGTGGACGAGACGCGCATCCCCGGTCGGGAGAAAGCGTTCTACGCCGAGCTGCGCCACCAGAACCCGCGGCAGCGGGAGGCGACGCACGTCTTTGGCGGCGGCACCATCACGGACAACCCCAACCGCTTCATCTACTACCCGTCGCACCGGGTGGAGGGGAGCGACGGCGGCGTGGTGCTCGCGAGCTACAGCTGGGCGGACGACGCGGCGCGCTGGGACTCCATGTCCGACGACGAGCGCTACGCCTTCGCGATTCGCGGGCTGCAGTCGATCCACGGGGCGCGCATCGAGGTGTTCTACACCGGCAAGGGGCAGACGCAGAGCTGGCTGCGCAACCGCTACGCCTTCGGCGAGGCGGCGGTGTTCACGCCGGGGCAGCTCACGCAGTTCCATCCCAGCATCCCGACGCCGGAGGGGCCGGTGCACTTCGCGGGGGAGCACACCTCGCTGAAGCACGCCTGGGTGGAGGGCGCCATCGAGTCCGCCATCCGCGCGGCGCTGGAAGTGAACGGGGCGGAGGTGGCGCGATGAGCGAGCCCGCGGGCGGGTGGACGGTGGCGCGCTACCTGGCGGCGCGGCTGGCGGAGCTGGGGATCGGGCACCTGTTCGGGGTGCCGGGGAACCACCTGGGGCCCTTTCTGCCCGAAGTGGTCGCGGCCAAGGTGAAGTGGGTGGGCAACTGCAACGAGATCAACGCCGGGTACGCGGCCGAGGGGTACGCGCGGGTGCGCGGCGTGGGCGCGGTGGCGGTGACGTACGGCGTGGGGGCGCTCAGCGTGCTGCAGCCCGCGGGCGGCGCGTACGTGGAGGAGATCCCGCTCATCGTCATCACCGGCGCGCCCACGTACGAGCAGTGGCTGAACCTCCGCGCCGTCGGCCTCCTCACCTCGCACATGAGCCCGGTGACGCGCGCCAACGTGGACGCCTTCCGCCAGGTGACGGTGGACGCGCAGGTCATCACCAGCAGCCGCATGGCGCCGGTGCAGATCGACTGCGCCCTCTCCGCCTGCCTCACCGAGCGCAGGCCGGTCTACCTGGAAGTGTGGGAGAACGTGTGGTCGGGGGAGTGCGACGCGCCGGTGGGCCGCATCGAAGCACGCGAGCGCCCCACGACCGCCGCCAACCGCCGCATGCTCGCCGATGCGGTGAGGGCCGCGGTGGAGCTGATCGATCGGCTGGGCTCGCCGATCCTGTGGGGCGGCGAGGAGATCGGGCGGTTCGGGCTGCGCGAGGAGTTCGAGTCGCTGGTGGACGCGACGGGGATCCCCTTCTGCACCACCATCGGCGGCAAGTCCGTCGTGTCGGAGGATCACCCGCTCTTCCACGGCGTCTACAACGGCAAGGCGAGCCTGCCCGAGGTGCGCGAGGTCTTCAAGGAGGTGGCGAAGTGCCGCATCGGCCTCGGCTCCTGGCAGACCTCCAAGAACCTGGGCGGCACCCGCTCCGTGGGCGACGACTGGATCATGGCCGTGCACCAGGGCGTCAGCGTGGGCCCGCGCTACTTCCCGGACGTCAAGCTGGGCGAGTTCATCACCGCCCTGCGCGACGCGCTGGTCGCTTCCAAGGGCGCCCGCGAGTACACGGCCGACTACTACCAGGACGCCGAGGCATCGCAGCCCGCCTTCGTCGCCATGCTCTCGAAGCACGCGGAGGAGGATGCGCCGCTCACCTACGACAGCTTCTTCCAGCGGATCAGCGCGTTCATGGACGAAGCCACCCGGCACGGAACTTCGCCCTACGCCGTCGTCTCGGACGCGGGATTCTCGCTGCTCGGATCGCAGAACCTGAAGATGCCGGAGCCGGGCACCTTCTTCTGCCAGGGCGCGTGGCTGGCGATCGGCTACTCGGTCGGCGCGGTTACGGGGATCAAGGCCGCGCGCCCCGAGAAGCGGCACCTGGTGTTCGTGGGCGACGGATCGTTCCAGGAGACCTGTCAGGAGCTCTCCACGCAGACCCGTCTGCGCCACGACTCGGTCATCTTCGTGCTGGACAACGAGGCGTTCTACGGCATCGAGCAGATGCTGGTGCACCCCTGCTTCTACTCGGAGGGCTCCGGCGATGAGGCCAGCTTCTACAACGTCCTCCATCCCTGGAGCTACAG belongs to Longimicrobium sp. and includes:
- a CDS encoding FAD-dependent oxidoreductase → MTQNDSTPPRDEARWETCMQLARTLLMVGEGDRDLVKEYLEILIEKGLPPGGPPKKVLIVGAGIAGLVAGWLLKNAGHQVTIVEANGNRIGGRLKTFRRDQWRPDLGAPFVDRKQYAEAGAMRLPDFHPLVLALIDKLGLPRRPFFNIDVEGPVEPQPGVRVPPVLYTPFDGSGEWRNGPDSPDYRFPTQRYNAWLRTNGQQVRRSDYNKGPREINEGFGVPAEQAGKTMGNLVNDSLNFVRDYYSTKVEEKKRVPKPFAEWVEGWARVIYDFDPYSMWGFLKEVAGFSDETIEAVGTIENLTSRLPLSFFHTFLGRSDIRPDATYWEIPGGNWRLPYAFLAFLRDEIRMGQRLVQMEYWHPDRDCNQCVHVGPDGPAVWIKCVGEEADEDRGGASGKKPVFEEFTADVAIVTIPFSSLRHVIVDPLFSYKKRRAIIELHYDSATKVLLEFSRRWWEFTEEDWKRELDAIRPGLYEHFEAGGEGQGSSALLGADPGVDETRIPGREKAFYAELRHQNPRQREATHVFGGGTITDNPNRFIYYPSHRVEGSDGGVVLASYSWADDAARWDSMSDDERYAFAIRGLQSIHGARIEVFYTGKGQTQSWLRNRYAFGEAAVFTPGQLTQFHPSIPTPEGPVHFAGEHTSLKHAWVEGAIESAIRAALEVNGAEVAR
- a CDS encoding thiamine pyrophosphate-binding protein, whose protein sequence is MSEPAGGWTVARYLAARLAELGIGHLFGVPGNHLGPFLPEVVAAKVKWVGNCNEINAGYAAEGYARVRGVGAVAVTYGVGALSVLQPAGGAYVEEIPLIVITGAPTYEQWLNLRAVGLLTSHMSPVTRANVDAFRQVTVDAQVITSSRMAPVQIDCALSACLTERRPVYLEVWENVWSGECDAPVGRIEARERPTTAANRRMLADAVRAAVELIDRLGSPILWGGEEIGRFGLREEFESLVDATGIPFCTTIGGKSVVSEDHPLFHGVYNGKASLPEVREVFKEVAKCRIGLGSWQTSKNLGGTRSVGDDWIMAVHQGVSVGPRYFPDVKLGEFITALRDALVASKGAREYTADYYQDAEASQPAFVAMLSKHAEEDAPLTYDSFFQRISAFMDEATRHGTSPYAVVSDAGFSLLGSQNLKMPEPGTFFCQGAWLAIGYSVGAVTGIKAARPEKRHLVFVGDGSFQETCQELSTQTRLRHDSVIFVLDNEAFYGIEQMLVHPCFYSEGSGDEASFYNVLHPWSYSRLAEVFSTPEAPMTGFEVATHAALDEVLRHLRDPAHPANRGPVLVQVRLPRTDFPRATQYIIDENCATHAS
- a CDS encoding ParB N-terminal domain-containing protein, producing the protein MSKASRPALDLSKQRAAFTQVSSQLAGMATSHPAAVVDGATRAKNHLTLPIAQIEEEGAYVREVESEDELADLAGSIRIDGDVPGAIGVRRVGPPVAPRFVLVYGRRRLHAARLAGLRTVTVRDLGPISEEEAFLQQIAENESRRAMSVMDACLAYYRAHHGFGHTQAVLAARAGKSPGYVSWMTKGGEALAQMTEEERAALARHPRMGTAVFRDTSSKPLPERVARLRAMARSVVAGAAQAADATPSPIRWSAARGGTLRLNAHLDPRRLHDDREYREQVRGLVERLEQMLAEAGGG